The Flavobacterium sp. 140616W15 sequence ACAAATAGTGTGATTCCGAGCCGAAGAAAATTTGTAAGTCAATTGGCAGTAGGATTAGCGGCAGTTCCTTTTTTATCTCTGATTTATGGGATTTTTGAAGGAAGATATAATTTCAAAGTATTTAAACAAACAGTATTTTTTCCAGATTTACCAGATGCCTTTGATGGATTTAGAATTACACAAATTTCAGATGTACACTCAGGAAGTTTCGATAATCCAGAAAAAATAAGTTATGCCATTGATTTGGTAAACGAACAAAATTCGGATATGATTTTGTTTACAGGAGATATCGTTAATACACATGCTACCGAAATGCATCCGTGGCTAGAGACATTCAATAAAATAAAAGATCCTAAATATGGTAAATATTCTGTTTTAGGGAATCATGATTATGGAGAATATGTTACTTGGCCATCTGAAGAAAAGAAAGAAGAAAACTTTGAGGCCATAAAAAAATTATACGGACAAATAGGTTTTCAGTTATTATTGAATGAACATACTTACATCCAAAAAGGAGATGACAAAATAGCTTTAGTTGGTGTAGAAAATTGGGGGCATAATTTTAAAAAAGCAGGCGATTTAAATAAGGCATCACAAGATGTTCATCAAGATGACTTTAAAGTTTTAATGAGCCATGATCCAAGTCATTGGGAATATGAAATAAAAGATCATCCTAAGAATTTTCACCTGACTTTGTCAGGACATACCCACGGAATGCAATTTGGAATAGAAATTCCAGGTTATTTTAAATGGAGTTTGGCACAATATGTGTACAAACAATGGGCTGGTTTGTATGAAAATGCAGGTCGCTATGTATATGTAAATCGTGGTTTTGGTTTTCATGCTTATCCAGGACGTGTAGGGATAATGCCAGAAATAACCGTGATTGAACTAAAAAAAGGGAAGAATGTGGCATAATTAGTTAAAAATGCTACATTTGTATATAATAAATTCTTTTTAGCAATTTAAAAAGATTAAATTTCGGTTTTATGTCAAAATTTGGAGAACTTATAAATGCTCAAGTTCCAGTGTTAATAGATTTTTACACCGATTGGAACGAATCATCTGTGTCAATGCATCCTGTAATTAAAGATGTTGCAGCTGCGCTAGGCGATAAAGCCAAGGTGATTAAAATAGATGTGGATAAAAATCAGGAATTAGCCGATGCTCTTAGAATTAAAGGCCTTCCTACTTTGATGATATACAAAGAAGGTCAAATGATTTGGAGGCAATCCGGCGAATTAGATGCAAATACTATTATTGGGATTGTACAAGAACAACTCTAATTTCTTCTATATGCCACAAACTTGTGGTGTTTTATATTTTATTGGATGTTCTATGCCTAATAAATAACATCAAATATAAAATTGTTTTCCTTTAGATAATCTAATGTTTTTGGTAATGTAAATTTAAGATTTTGCGATGCTTTTATGCTATCGTGAAAAACAATTATGCTTCCAGATTTTACATTTTTGATTACATTCTGTAAGCATTTTTCAGGAGATATACTTCGATCAAAATCTGCGCTTAAAACATCCCACATTATTATCTTATATCCCAATTGGCGTAATTGAGTTGATTGTGATTTTGTTATTTTTCCATAAGGAGGACGGAAAATCTTTGGCTGAATGGTTTTAGAAGAAGATTCTTGAATTTGTTTATCGCATAAGAGGCTATTGTTTAAATAGGTCTCCGTGGTAGTTTTCCATCCTTTTAAATGGTCGAAAGTATGATTCCCTATACTATGACCTTCTTCGATTATTTTTTTGAAAATTTCAGGGTGTTTTTCTATATTATTCCCAATACAGAAGAAAGAGGCTTTGGCGTTTCGTTTTTTTAATTCAGATAAAACCCATTCAGTGATTTCGGGAGTAGGGCCGTCATCAAAAGTCAAATATATTTTGTTCTCTTTATTAGGGATGTCCCAATAATAGTTTGAAAAAAAATGTTTGATTAGCTTATTTGTTTTAATCCAATAAAAACTCATTTTCATAAATTTTAGATTATGTAAAAATAAAAAATGTAGCGGTATTTTTCAATAGCGCTACATTTTTTAATTATCATTTTTGAATATTATTTATTCCTTTTCACGACCAAATCGCTCAAAAACATTTACATAAGTGTTAAAGATAGCTTTTTGTTTATTGTAAAACGGTAAGTCTTTGCTTTCTTTCATTACTTGTAATAAGCTTCTGTATCTTTCGATATCAGTAATGATGTCGATAGCAAGACTTGATTGCTCAGAAGGAGTTAAATGACTGTAATAGTCAAGGTTCTCTTTGTATTTGTTTATTAATTTTTCAAGTAAGTCATGCGCTTTGGCTTTTTCACCAACATCATAATATCCTTTTGCAAAAGGTTCAACTAATGAGTAATAACCAAATTTGTCCAATGGCATTTTTGTCATTGCTAAATTGATGATGTTTTTGGCTTTGTCGATTTTACCTTCAGCAATTAATTGTTTCATTAATCTAGAAAGATTTGTACGGTATGTGATACTATTTCGTCTAGTTTCAGGATCATGATATATTTTATCGCTGTCGCTGTTACCCCAGTCCCATTTCATTACGATATCATACATTTTATCAGAGTCAATTTGTCCCATATCCATTGGTCCGCCTTCTTTAGAAGGAACGTTTTTGATAGGTACAAGTTTGTATGCCATACCATCAAGTTGAAGGTAATTTTTTAGCCATAGATAATCTTCATCATCAAAAGCGCCACCGCTAAAATAAATTGGTCTTTTCCAGTCGTTGTTTGCTAATATATCGAGCATCATCAGACGATTTTTGTATATGGCACTTCCTTTAATATCGATGTCGATATAAGGAACAATAGAGTCATAATACTTTGGAGCAACTACTTTATTCTTAATAATATTGTCTTTGTTTATAGTAAGACGAATTTTATTAGTTGGGTAAAAGTGAATTGTTTGTCCATTTTGCATTTCAACAGTTGACTTAGGGTTTTTTATAAAGTTTATAAAATCTTTAATATCCCATCTGCTGTCTATTTTAGGAATGTGAGCAACGTAATCACGTTTATCTCCCACGTATTGATCGTGTGTGAAAGAAATTGGTAACGGATCTGATTCGTAAGCTTTCATTTTCATTTGATCAATATACCAATCAGTCATGAATAAACTTGTGTTAACGATTTTCACATCAGTTCTAATATGTTCAATTTCTTGAGCATACCACAATGGGAAAGTGTCGTTGTCACCAATGGTATATAAAATAGCATTTGGATCACATGAATTTAAATAAGCTTTAGCCATTGCTACAGCAGTATATTTGTTTGATCTGTCGTGATCATCCCAGTTTTGAGAAGCCATAAGTATTGGTGCTGCAAGTAAGCTACCCGCAATAACTATTGGCCCAGCAATTTTTGGTGCCAAATACTTTTGTAAAGTTTCATAGAGGGCATATACTCCAAATCCAATCCAGATAGCAAATACATAAAAGGAACCTACTAGTGCGTAATCTCTTTCGCGAGGTTCAAAAGGTCTTTCGTTTAGGTATATTTTTAAGGCTAAACCGGTAAATAAGAATAAGACGAGTAGCACATAGAAGCTTTTTAAGTCTTTATTAGCGTGGTACATTAGTCCAATTAGACCAAGAATAAATGGTAAAAAGAAATAAGCATTTCTTCCTTTATTGTTTAGTACATCAGATGGTAAGTTGTCTTGAGAACCTAAATGTATAGAATCCATAAATTTGATTCCACTAATCCAGTTACCGTCTAAGTTGTCATATTTTCCTTGAACATCACTTTGACGGCCAACAAAATTCCACATTAAATATCTCCAGTACATATATCCGAATTGATACTCGAACATAAAACCAAAATTGTCTGCAGTTGTTGGTTTTTCAACTATTAAATAGTCTTGGTAGCTTCTCAAAAATTTCATATAACCGTCGTTATCAATCTGTTTTTGAGCGTATGCCTTTTTAAAATCCATGATGGTTTTTTCAACTTCATGTCTTAGTTGGGCAGTTGCTTTGTTGTATTCTTCTTCAGATAATTGACTAGGATCGATACCGTATTTTTGCAAATCATCTTCGTAAGGATAGTTTGTATTTATCTTAAATGCAGGAGGATTTGTAAAGTTTGCATAGTTCTCTGCGTGATCAGTGCTCCACATTCTAGGTAAAAATGCTTTTTGAGCATCATCCATATTTTGTACAGCATTTTTATAATTGTTGGTAATGATGTATTTACCTGTTGTGTAATCTCTTTCGTAATTTGGTTTTTTGTCAAGATAAGGAGTGTTCTTGTCTAATCCTGCAAACATTTCGGTATACTGAGGTCCGTAAAATAATGGGTTTACACCATATTGTTCACGATTGTAATAAGCAAGTACTTCGGTTGCATCCGAAGGTTTGTTTTCGTTAATTACAGTATTAGCATTGGCTCTAATAGGTAGCATTAACCAAGTAGAGAATCCAATTAAAA is a genomic window containing:
- a CDS encoding metallophosphoesterase, yielding MVIRFIIICALFLFIELYSFQAIRTLIKLRWLLISYQIISLLLFVFIIYSFTQFDRSVGQTKQTMFTMGLMLLVYVPKIVITLVLLGEDIFRAGVGIVNYFIENPNTTTNSVIPSRRKFVSQLAVGLAAVPFLSLIYGIFEGRYNFKVFKQTVFFPDLPDAFDGFRITQISDVHSGSFDNPEKISYAIDLVNEQNSDMILFTGDIVNTHATEMHPWLETFNKIKDPKYGKYSVLGNHDYGEYVTWPSEEKKEENFEAIKKLYGQIGFQLLLNEHTYIQKGDDKIALVGVENWGHNFKKAGDLNKASQDVHQDDFKVLMSHDPSHWEYEIKDHPKNFHLTLSGHTHGMQFGIEIPGYFKWSLAQYVYKQWAGLYENAGRYVYVNRGFGFHAYPGRVGIMPEITVIELKKGKNVA
- a CDS encoding co-chaperone YbbN, with product MSKFGELINAQVPVLIDFYTDWNESSVSMHPVIKDVAAALGDKAKVIKIDVDKNQELADALRIKGLPTLMIYKEGQMIWRQSGELDANTIIGIVQEQL
- a CDS encoding polysaccharide deacetylase family protein, translated to MSFYWIKTNKLIKHFFSNYYWDIPNKENKIYLTFDDGPTPEITEWVLSELKKRNAKASFFCIGNNIEKHPEIFKKIIEEGHSIGNHTFDHLKGWKTTTETYLNNSLLCDKQIQESSSKTIQPKIFRPPYGKITKSQSTQLRQLGYKIIMWDVLSADFDRSISPEKCLQNVIKNVKSGSIIVFHDSIKASQNLKFTLPKTLDYLKENNFIFDVIY
- a CDS encoding DUF2723 domain-containing protein; the protein is MAQFNFNKWNTIIGWLTFTIALITYTLTVEPTMSFWDCGEYIATAAKLEVGHPPGAPLYQMMGAFFAMFAMDDQHVALMVNMMSVFSSAFTILFMFWSSSIILKKMISRFSEINTNNSIVILGSSFVGALAYTFSDSFWFNAVEAEVYAMASLLIALLFWLGLRWEQDMHTPRGNKWLLIISLVVGLSFGVHFMALLTIPAIGFLYFFKNYEKVTIKNFIIANIVVVAVLLFIFILLLPLTMAFFGKTEIFMVNEMGMPFNSGTIFVSLVFIAFFYFGLRYTRQKGLVFYNTIILCILFILIGFSTWLMLPIRANANTVINENKPSDATEVLAYYNREQYGVNPLFYGPQYTEMFAGLDKNTPYLDKKPNYERDYTTGKYIITNNYKNAVQNMDDAQKAFLPRMWSTDHAENYANFTNPPAFKINTNYPYEDDLQKYGIDPSQLSEEEYNKATAQLRHEVEKTIMDFKKAYAQKQIDNDGYMKFLRSYQDYLIVEKPTTADNFGFMFEYQFGYMYWRYLMWNFVGRQSDVQGKYDNLDGNWISGIKFMDSIHLGSQDNLPSDVLNNKGRNAYFFLPFILGLIGLMYHANKDLKSFYVLLVLFLFTGLALKIYLNERPFEPRERDYALVGSFYVFAIWIGFGVYALYETLQKYLAPKIAGPIVIAGSLLAAPILMASQNWDDHDRSNKYTAVAMAKAYLNSCDPNAILYTIGDNDTFPLWYAQEIEHIRTDVKIVNTSLFMTDWYIDQMKMKAYESDPLPISFTHDQYVGDKRDYVAHIPKIDSRWDIKDFINFIKNPKSTVEMQNGQTIHFYPTNKIRLTINKDNIIKNKVVAPKYYDSIVPYIDIDIKGSAIYKNRLMMLDILANNDWKRPIYFSGGAFDDEDYLWLKNYLQLDGMAYKLVPIKNVPSKEGGPMDMGQIDSDKMYDIVMKWDWGNSDSDKIYHDPETRRNSITYRTNLSRLMKQLIAEGKIDKAKNIINLAMTKMPLDKFGYYSLVEPFAKGYYDVGEKAKAHDLLEKLINKYKENLDYYSHLTPSEQSSLAIDIITDIERYRSLLQVMKESKDLPFYNKQKAIFNTYVNVFERFGREKE